One region of Macrobrachium rosenbergii isolate ZJJX-2024 chromosome 20, ASM4041242v1, whole genome shotgun sequence genomic DNA includes:
- the LOC136848929 gene encoding uncharacterized protein: MPPLVLVFKGDGVSFFGIYPPTAVEKMLPLSVFAVFLVACSCSLPAVAHSQHEISGVLQPDLAKVRGSNPREFERAGGTRYHHHAGVSGALRPETSQVRLSESFGLGSFDDIVSASIDILPEVTDALDHLSATAASSSSVSDPAYIEEVLNRFIPLSKKVYISNAKANGIPIKQDQISKLNAAEVVIPSVFDFMKRMRASDFFEKEVENELDSRTGFVPGTFEFQTPASRNITRLPFGKYTYMVEATKRLLPVMSSVFRKITTDADRPDPNDPDFIEKMMVAFLPATKEILAAAAKAEGRVPRKEEFDQIDQSEPVMPNVFNFMERLRKSDYYTPVSGVKNPYGLGFYRGTRKGFTAGSFRFDDEEQSTLIRSETLPLPGTGQNWDASKWETSADAHLPPYEWTVPKPEGYYEVYKGTSLARRPSRITIPIYKHTL; encoded by the coding sequence GTATTTGCCGTGTTTCTCGTTGCCTGTAGTTGCTCCCTCCCTGCGGTAGCTCATAGTCAGCACGAGATCTCGGGCGTGCTTCAACCAGACCTTGCAAAAGTCCGGGGCTCAAATCCCCGTGAGTTTGAAAGGGCCGGAGGCACTCGATACCATCACCATGCTGGCGTCTCGGGCGCTCTACGACCGGAGACTTCACAAGTCCGTCTATCAGAATCTTTCGGCCTTGGGTCTTTCGATGATATTGTGTCTGCGAGCATCGACATTCTGCCGGAGGTTACCGATGCCTTAGACCATTTATCTGCTACTGCGGCATCTTCTTCCTCAGTCTCTGACCCTGCTTACATCGAAGAAGTTCTCAACCGTTTCATACCCCTTTCCAAGAAGGTATACATCTCGAACGCCAAAGCAAACGGAATACCTATAAAGCAAGATCAGATATCCAAGCTAAATGCTGCTGAGGTTGTCATTCCGTCGGTCTTTGATTTTATGAAGAGGATGAGGGCAAGTGATTTCTTTGAAAAGGAAGTTGAAAATGAACTGGACTCTAGAACCGGATTCGTTCCTGGGACGTTCGAATTCCAGACGCCAGCCTCAAGAAACATAACTAGACTGCCTTTtggtaaatacacatatatggtTGAGGCGACTAAAAGACTTCTTCCAGTAATGAGTAGTGTTTTCCGTAAAATCACCACTGATGCAGACCGCCCCGACCCAAATGATCCCGATTTCATCGAGAAAATGATGGTGGCATTCCTTCCAGCTACTAAGGAGATTCTTGCTGCTGCTGCCAAAGCTGAAGGGCGTGTCCCACGGAAAGAAGAGTTCGACCAGATTGATCAGTCTGAGCCTGTGATGCCGAATGTCTTTAATTTCATGGAAAGACTGAGGAAAAGTGATTATTATACACCTGTTTCAGGCGTCAAGAACCCATATGGGCTTGGGTTTTACCGTGGAACTCGCAAAGGTTTTACTGCCGGATCTTTCAGGTTTGACGACGAGGAACAATCGACTCTCATCCGGTCGGAAACCTTACCGTTGCCGGGAACAGGTCAAAACTGGGATGCTTCGAAGTGGGAGACATCAGCTGACGCCCATTTACCTCCCTATGAATGGACTGTTCCAAAACCAGAGGGATATTATGAAGTTTACAAAGGAACAAGTCTAGCAAGGAGGCCTTCAAGGATAACCATTCCTATCTACAAACATAcgttataa